A stretch of DNA from Oryza brachyantha chromosome 4, ObraRS2, whole genome shotgun sequence:
acatcacACTCGTAATagacaacgacgacggcgttcCTCCTCTCGGGCTGAAGAGAACTGAATCTGGTACGAGCGAGCTGATCATGTCGAAGGACGACATCACAGTGGAGATGGagccagaggaggaggaggaggtggagccggaggtggaggaggacgacaaTATCAGTTTACATATTCCTGATGACAAATTCCGAGGAAATATTGAGCAGCAGGAGAGCCAAGTGAGGAGTCGATCAGTAGGACCAACCGGGAGGAAGTCGTCCCCGATGAACTCGCTTGGGTTGATCAAGGCAGAAAGGGGTCAGCTCGCACTGGAGAAACTGGTGGCAAAGGAGTACGCAAAGGATAAACTCAAGCGGTACATCCGCGACGAGATTCAGGAGGGCATCCTTATCTGGCACATCGCCACCGACATCTACCTCCGGACCTCCGAGGAGGCGAAGAAACACGACGAAGACACCGGCAAGCTTGTCGGAGCGATCAATCTTCTGTCCAACTACCTGATGTTCCTCGTCGTGGAACGGCCATGAATGGTTCCTGGACTCGCCCTTCGCCGGCAATACAAACATGCCATCAACTACTGAACCATGCAGGCAACACTGACATGGATGCAGTCGATGCTAATAGACTCGCCGAATTTCTGACGATAACGGAGAATAATCCGGTGTTGAAGAAGGAAGAAAAGCTGAGTCTTCGTGGGAATGCCCTGCGGCTTGCTACCAAGCTTGCACACAGGCTTGCCGACCTCAAGAACAAGTCCCCAAAGGAGCAGTCCGATTCCGATACCCTGGAAGACAAGCCCGTGGACACGGTGGGGTTTCTGGTTCAGATTTGGGTGGAAATGCTCCTCTACGTCAGCCACCGTTGTAGCAGGGAGTCACATACCAAGAAGCTTAGTGAAGGCGGCGAGCTCACAACTGTCGTTTGGCTTATGGCCGAACAAACTGGCAAGTTCTACATCGACAAGGAATTAAGTGAAGAAGACGATGTTGTAAGATCAAAgagtgatctacatgtttttgtgatgaataaattggtggtttgcgagataaatatttttgtgatatttgATCGGACGGTCAGATCGTATGTATATGGGCAGTCAGACCTTTCAGATAAttgcggtcagaccgcaggtatcTGGGCGGTCAGACTGGCAGGTCAGTCCCGAAAGTTTCAGCTTTCAGTTTTCTTTTCGGTTTCGGATTTGTTCTTCgtgaattcgacttctagttgGTTTTTATACGTATGGGCactgttgttttgctaatcatgaatcaagttggagatagcttggtctcggaatatggtttctttattagattcatgtgtaggtgacttgatgcCTCGAGAGAGTGTTGCCGGTGATGGATCGGGagtcaacttggagataagTTGACGTCCGGTGGTCAAGATATCATTCGGGATACTTAGGCTAGAGTTCAATGcacgtggtggtgaagattccatgtggcatacgatggagatattgtgtgcgtatgggatatggaagttgagttcggatagagtccggatttgagaagatttgttgtattacagatagagatatggttagttacGGATAAGGATATATTTCCCACGAGATTGGGAATCCTAATTCGTGCTAGATACGTGGGCTTTGCATACCCACGTCaaggttataaataggtaccgaggggtatgcccctgGAGAGCTTTTTGTGCCGTTTGAGAGGAAAAGTTAGGGTTTCGACTCGATTTCGATTTTAGATCGAAAGTTTTGTTTAGGAGTGCTTTCTAtacactttgtaaatactggttgatcaataaaagtcgagagattcaatctacatcttgaagcTTTGTCGATCGGCGTTTTTCCAAGATCCTGACGGTCTAAACGCAAGTAGGCTGGCAgtctgaccggccactcaacgtcggtctgaccgaggttatgcgagcggtctgaccggccacataacggcggtctgaccggtggtACATTCGCAGTGCGACCGGAGGCTTCAGTAAGgcttttgtgaaggtaatcttttGTTTCCGCGAAAAAATTTGGTCTTTGATCTACTACCATTCACTCTCCCTCTGATAGTTCTTTTACTATATTGCGATCCTACAGATGTGTCTGAGTGATTCATATATGCTACGTTATGATTGTATCTCCTTCTTGATCCCTGCGTGTGTTTCTTCTATGCAATGTAATGGATCAGTTAATAAATATTCCCTCcgtattatattataagattttctaagtttatgtagattcatatgtacgctaataaatttagacacatatacaaaatatatacattgattcatggataaatataaacaatcctagaaagtcttataatatgaaatgaatgtGAGTAAGAATATACTTTTTTAGGCTCTTGCATTGAAAACccaatggtgaaaatatttcctccagactaataatatagagtaattttatagttcttaaTAAATACCAGGAGGTACATAAATTTGCCTTATTCTGGAACGGAGGGAGGAATGGTTACAGAACCCACCCTGTATCTACTCAGCTTCTTGTTGACAATGAACCGAAACAGATTCAATCATTCAAAGAGACAATGATGCGACGGAGCTGCCGCCATTTCCCTGAGCACAAAACTGCATGGTAGAAACAACTTAATTATCTACAGAAGATTTGAGGAAAAAAGTTCTTAACTAGTGATCATTCCACGTTATGGTGTTGGATTTCTGTGTCAAAGATTTATGTTAAATGAAAACCTCTACATGCCATAAAGAATCCACGGTATGGATGTGATCACTTAACCATATCTACATGTTATGGGTTGTTAAATGTATCACCTAATTtcccgcaaaaaaaaaatttatcacgcAATGATGAGGAGTAGAATATGTTTGTATACTAAAGTGTAAATTTGTTTATAGTACCACTGAATATatagtaatttttctattaataaTAAAGCACATAAACCAATGGTTGACATCACTTTGAGTGATAATAAAcaatagtactccctccatatttttatctatgacaccgttgacttttaggattatgtttgaccattcgtcttattccaaatttatattcaaatatgcaaaattataatgcatacttaaagttatataataataaatcatattataacaaaataattaataattatataatttttttgaataagacgaatggtcaaacgtggatctaaaagtcaacggcatcatataaaaaaatatggagggagtagtaaaaTTCTACCAGTGAagattaccaaaatttatttcctTTGACTTATACTACAGAAATATATGATATCTTTGGATATGACTCTCGATTAAGTAGCCAAAAAAACACTAGTTATTTTTTGCATTACGAGGCCTATGTTGGTTTTGCAAATTCTTGCAAAAATGCGCCTTCTACATATTAATTGATGGAGATAACTATTTTAgttgagatttgcttcagtccaataaaaagtatctcaagataccggtatcttgagataccaaatcgtttctgattgTTGTATCTAACAATGCACATCCTATTCATCTAAATCCAACagtaagaaataatttggtaccataAGGTActgatatctcgagataccttttgttggaccagagcaaatctTATTTTAGTGACAAAAACGATAGGAGTCATGGAGATATGCCAAGTCTTTGGCGGCTATGGGATGTACTCCAGTAACCTTACAACCTGTTCCATGTGGTTGCTTTTGATCTAGATCTAGCCTACATGTACACGGTCACATAGCTGAGATATGCCTGTCAACTTTACAAAATTTCAGTTTctctttttggaaaaatagtttaggccttgtttagatccccaaatttttttaatcttttgaaacctaaatagagcattaaatatagatgaaacgttaaactaattgcacagttatgaaataaatcacgagacgaatcttttgagcctaattaagccgtcattatccataagtgctacagtaatctacatgtgctaatgatggcttaattaggcttaaaagattcgtcccgtgatttatttcataaatatgtaattaatttttcgtttcatctatgtttaatgcgctatttagatttttaaagatttgatgagatgtttgttgcaaaaaaaatttgaggatctaaacaaggccttacaTCAAATAGCCCACAAAGATTAATCTGTGCAAAAACTGACTGCTTTAAGGATCACCAATGAAAATAATGaatgtaacaattaaaatgcCAAAAGTTAccccaaatatatataatttatccaGATACAAAGATTgtttccgccgccgccgtagtcATCGCTGTCGCTGTCGACCGTAGCCACCGTCGTTCCCTGCTGGATCTCGACGCCAAACACACGTGGACGCACGTACGATTCGAGTCACCGCCGCTCGCCACGGACGTCTCGCACATCGCCGCCCGCCATCGCTGCAGTGGGATCCGTTGAAGCGGGATCCCATATTACATATGGCCGCTCAATAGTCGGACTATATTTTTAGGCTATATCAGACGCACAACGATTGAGATTTGattgctgaaattaaaaaatagtccaattaaaaaaacttagttttctcatcatatataaaattttaaaaaataattagcatCTCTTCTAAATACTAATATCATCTTAGATTTCAGGAATTTATTTCCATATATAGATTTTGGCATTTTTTGACATTTCTGTTCAGCCGTAGATTTTTCATGCAGTGTTAATAGATTCAGAACCAATCAACAAATTGAGCGAGATGCAATGGTATATTATCTCTAGATAATaatggagaaaaaatatttaactacAAGTCGATCGAGTTACAGTACAGGTACACAAACGAGAGAGACCAAGAATCGTAGGAGATCAAGCCCATCAATCTGTGACACTGTAATCTCTCAGTATGGACTAGAGACACGAACACGAATGGGTAGTGTGCGTCGAAGCTATCTATCTCTTGTCTGCTTGACACGAAGTATGCGAGCATGTTCAGCAAGGATCCACACAACGGTGGTGAGCTCACCACCACGGCCGAGCTGCTTGGCATGCGAATCCCTACTGCATCGGATGGACACATTGATCAGCTGACGCACCCACTCCCTGAAGATGGCATCCGTCACATCCTCCGGCAATTCATCCTTCTCTCCTTCAGACTTCATCAAATCCGGGAACAGCCGCTCGAATTTCTTCCTGAGTGTCTTGTGAAGATTGCTTTCGTCACCTTTGTAACCACTCCTTGTTTCCCAGTTCAGGAGAAGACCTGCTAGCCTAGTTCCTTCTGACAGGATATAACTTGAGTCGTAAAGAACACTTAGGAAGCCTCCTGGTTCCATGATCTCCTTGTTACCTCCAAGCCACTCGTAGTATCTCACCGGTGCTAGACCTTTCTTGCTTTCTGCTTCAAGCAGCATGTCGGCGAGACGCTTCTCTCTCGCGTTAGAGCCGGCCAAAGATGGactcttctcctccttccaTTTTTCACCCAGAGCTCCAACGACGGCTTCGTACCGACTGCTCAGGGCGAGCCCCGGCAGTAGGTTGGGTCGCACCGCGACGAGGAACATCATGTAATTTGACAACACCCTGATTGCCTCCACCCACGCTGATGCCTGAATTTTATGGGAATTCTCGCTTAAGAGGAAGATGTCTGTGGCGATGTGCAGGATGAGAATGGTCTCCTGCATATCAGGAGTGAAATCGAGAGCGTTGTTTATATCCTGATGTGGATCAAGTGCATATTGAGGTGGAGCTGGAGGTGCAGCTGCAGGTGGAGGACAAGGATGAGACGAAACttggaggggaggtgggtctCTTTTTGGGAAGGCCAGCTTCATGTTTTCCCAAATACGACTGAACAATGGCTCCTTCAAATGTCTTGAAATTTGTGTGCCCCTCAAGTTGTGGTATTCGTACTCCATCCACATGTTCTCCGGCGCAATCCGCTTCAACACTGAACTCCGGTAGCCGGTTGTCTTCTCCTTCTCATCACAAGTGCACTCGCGCAGCAAGTTGTACTGCCCAATGGTTCCTGACCACATCCTGTAGCTACTTGGCTTCTTGTTGGCGATCAACCGAAACAGATTCAAAGAGATGATGATGCGACGGATCAGCCGCCATTTCCCTGAGCACAAAACTGCATGATGGAGCCACAGTCTTGGCCTATCATTCAGGAACGAATAGGTCCATGTGGACGCCACAGCTCTAAGAAGCCATTTGATGTCCAAGATAACGGTGCTAGCCAGTAAGACATAGGTGATCAACACGTCCACCATCGCCTGCCCTTGCTTGCTGTGGAACCAAAACATCAGGAACGCCGTTGATCCGACGAACGGCGAGGCGAAACGGATGGCGTAGCCACCCCATGTGTGCACCATGGTCTTCTTGGTGTAGAGGATGTCGTACATGAGAGAGAGCTCCATGCTCACCACCTTGTACACCGCCTCATCCCAGGTGCTGGAGAGTGCCTCTTGTTCGTCGGCATCTCCATTCTTCTCGCCCAAATAATCGATGAAGGCGTCCTTGGTGATATAGAGCATGTCATGAGCGACCAGCAAGATCTGCTCATCATCCAGCTTCCTGCCTCCACGCCTAGCAATTTGCAGGCTGTTTCGTCGTCCTCCTGGACACATCTTCTTCTCATCATTTCTTAAGCTTCGCATGTTCTCCAGGTTGCCGCGCGACAGCGCGTAGTCTGCCCCCTCCACATACTTGAATATGGCCATGATGCAGACGACCGAGGAGATGAGGATCATGGTGTCGCCACTGCTGATGAAGAACCAATTCATGATAAGAATAGAGGCTGGTGAAACTGGTCCCATCAGCTGATTTATCACAGTTATCTTTTGGCGCCATGCGAGAACACTGTCCTCCAGTGAGTAGGCAGTGATGTTGTCAGGCATACCGGCATGGAGAAGCATGAACGCCACCCAGAGCGTCACCAGCTGCTCCTGCTGCGGCGTGCCGCCGGCGGACAGCTTGCCCAGCGCCGAGATCGGCGCCCAACGGGCCACCTGATTCGCTCCCCATAGGATGACGGTGCAAATGCTCGTCGCCTTGCGGCGACGGACTCCGGCAAAGACGACGAGCAAGATATGCGCCACGAAGCTGAAGATTACCAATCCCCTGATCGGCACATCGAACAATGCCATGGCCTGCCCTGCTAATACATGTGTCAGTCTAATAACGTGAACTAGTAGATGATCTAATTACGTGAAACACATCAACGATCGAGACGTACCGAGTACCGACCGCTCGTCGAATCTGATCAATATATGGTGTTCATTGGTAGGATGGTAAGTAAAGCTGTACTTGGTGCCTTGGTTGTGCTTAACAATGCTCGTACCCATCCATGATTTATAGGGATCTGAGCATTTTCATTTGCATATGATGCTGGATGTATAGGCTTTACATTTCATATTAGCCCAAAAGCTAATTAATATGCTACACTGCATGCTAGCATGCATGGCGATCAACCCTTTTTAATCATGTCATTGGCATATTCTCAGCAAGGATGTACTAGGTATGCACTGTGCTTTTGCAAGCCACGtaatacaaaaaaaactaaagggATTAAAGGTAACGCACTGACCAATGTTGTTAATTTGTACAACTAGTATCTCCTAACCACCACATGAGCATCACTACCATACCAGGAATGGGATCCCAGTTTTGCTTCTGCCACAGCCTCCAAGTGAAACTAGCTAGGTAGTTAATTAAGCTTCTACCACAGCCGCCATGTGAATCTAGgtagttaattaattccatGAAGGATGCCCTTTGCTCAAGATCGCAAGGAATGGATGTTCTTGATTCCATGTTTATTATCTATagcaattttatattacataGATATACTCATAAAATTCTCTCTCCGAATTTTCAGATCAATCCAGCCATCTCATCGATCACGTTATATGGTTGTGGAAGAGTATATAAGTGCGCATAAAAAGTTAGTGTCTTTTGATTAGTTTGCTGAATAGATTGTATAGAAGCCCCATGTGGACTCTTTTATAGTACTCCTCACTATCCCGTAGTAGATTGTGTCTTCTGCAACCAAGGTATCTTATCTTCGAGACTATGATAATTAAAGATTTTTTGAACGCCTGGGTCCTTTTCTCAAGCATGTTGGGCAGCTGTTGGCATAACTTGGAAGACATCTAAGTCAAAGTGTGACGATGATAGCAGCTAACCCATGGGGCTGTTTCATGGAAAAGCTTGTGTTGGCTTCTTGGAACATCTGGAATCAAAGAAACGGATGGATCTTTTATCAAAATGACCCATGTTGGAGACGTCTCCTTGCGGGGACTTCTTGCTCTCcttcttttctattttgatTAATAAAACTAGCATCGTGGCGCGCAAACTGCACCACTAACTTCtttatgaaatttcttatattatatcaaatataattttatattatattataaaatataaatattaaagtgacaatatagttttaaacCCGGAACTCACTTAAATCAAACCTTTACATTTTATGCTCCACACATAGTAAACACAATGACTACatttatattatcttaataaCATAATAGATCGAACAGTAATAGTTGTTCAAAATTTACTGCATAACATCTCTTCTTTCCCTCCATCTTCCTCAATCacataattttcatatatatcacTTATTTGTGATTGTCCATAACatgtttcaaataagacagagttcacttataaaataaaataaatatttgaggCCTAtgtgattaatttattttagtttaataTTGCACTATATGGATCGGAGGCAGCAGCgccgaataaaaaaattgatttttcccttttcatgTTCGatgccaaaaaaatattatttttatctcttatttttcttcaactGCAtgatcgaaaaaaaaaacttattttttcctttcctggGACGGTAGCAGtgcagattaaaaaaaaactgatttttccccttttcttgTCTGATTCCAAAAAACAtatatcttttccttttttatctcTCATTTTCCTTCGACGACTCGAtcaaaaaaaactgatttttttctttccttctccgataaaaaaatcattattttttattccagAAAAAtcacattctttttttatccagttcatttttttcctaaaaatactTCTTGTCTTatcaaaatccaaaatatcacgttcttttttctcctaaaaaaactCCTTGTCCGatcaaaaaatcattatctttttttctcttatttttcttcgattaaaaaaactgattttttcctttcttgggACGGTAGCCGTGTCGATTAAACAAacagatttttttcctttttcttgtacggttccaaaaaaatatattatcttttcttttttatctcttattttccttcgatgactagataaaaaaaacagatttgttttcctttccttgtcagatccaaataaaatcattattttttgtccATTCCAGagaaatcacatttttttatccaaaagatcaagttcttttttctcctaaatATATTCCTTGtcctttcaaaataaaaaaatcactttctttttctcctaaaaaatcCTTGTTCGaatcaaaaaatcattatcttttcttttattctcttATTCTCCTTCGATTAAAGTGCGATTTTCATTTTCCTTCGACCGCTTGatccaaaaaaaactgattttttcctttcctcggacggcagcggcgccgataaaaacaacttattttttcactttccttgtccgatttcaaaagaaatattatctttttatatcATATTGCCCGTCGACAGCTCGATCCAAAAAAATCCTGATTTGTATCTTTCCTTGTCGGATGCAAACAATCATTatctttgcttttttttcgagtccaaaaatcttttttatccaaaaaatcaggTTTTTCCTCCTAAAGATATTCATTGTCCGATCACaatctaaaaaattacatttttttatccaaaagaTCAccattcgtttattttttaaagggCATAGCTAGGAACATCGTGAGGCTAgccaataaatcaaattatttttttattgtgtatTTCACCATCCGTGAAGGACCGTAATAAACGCCCGTCACAGAtaagtcatccgtgacgggtcGTAACTCAAGGCTCGTCAAAGATGACTCATCCGTGATGAGTCATAATTGTAGCCCATCAAAGATGAGTTATACactcttatttttttgaatgtaGTTAATCATCCATGACGGGCTATGAACACGGTGACAGGCTTTACTTTTGGCCCATTAAAGATGACGCTTATCGGTGATGGACTTTGGCCCGTCAATGATAAGTCTTTCTCATCAGTAACCACTCATTACTGTTGTTCGTCACAAATATAAGTTTAGTTCCGTTACAGATGACCGGTTCCATAGTAGTGTGCTCTAAAAAAGCCATTTGATATCGAGGATGACAGTGTTAGGAATCTCTCCTCTCACTTTGTAGGTGTTTATCTCAAACACTCACTAGCTCTGTTTAGCTGGTGGATACACACGCTAACTGAGCAAGACACTGGAGTTTTGGTCGATGCAGCCACACTGCTCTCGCCGTTTTACATTCATTATATAGACTGATGTACATGCAAGAAGTTACAACCAACTAGCCAATCACCTGGCCAAAACTCACGCACCATGATTCCCACTAAGTGCTAATGACTAgataaactaattacatgcatgcataattaACTACCAACTTCTAGCATGCGGCCATACACACATGTGAAACTTTGCATACAAGTTTCTACTCCTCTGGACGGCTTGACCTATTCTCTTGGCACAAAATCACTTTGTTGCCCATGATCCGGATGCACTTGCCTAGCAACACGTATACATGCATGTACCACTTCACAGGGCATGACTTCTCGCCAAACATGCACACCGATTCAAGTCAGTAGCTTGTGCATTTCACATACCATGTTCTGCTTGATCTACCGGCTCATATACTGCTACGAATGCAAAGTACtacatgtatatttatttgcTACATGCAtactaacaaaaataaacatggaAATTCACTAATAACAACATTACTCCTAACAGACAGTGGAAGCCTGTAAGATGTATGTGATCAAAACGTCAGGCTGCTGCAGACCAACCTTTCTGTGAGACCAAAACAGCAGGAGCATTGCAGCTGTGACGAAAGGGGAGACACGGATGGCACAGCCACGCCATTTGTGTGATTATGGCTGCCTTGGTGCAGGGGCGTCTGGAGCCCGTGCGAGGTGGGCAACCGCACAGTGCCTCCAAAAATCATAGGCCCCAATATTTACAAAGTATACTAAGTAGATGTAAtagttttgggtttttttaattagaaattaGTCTAAGTTGTCttgtataataaatatatataatagtttagttcttcaagattttattccacaagaaaataaagatccggtctaaattctaaatttcttgAAGAGACATGAGTGTTTTCCCAATGCAACCATTGCATAAGCgtcattagttttttgttttagcaCTCGTTATTATGCCTCTACTTAGTGCTCTGAACTGGGCCTCATATTTTCACCTGACGCCGCTGCTTGGTGTAGAGAATGTCGAACATGAGAGAGCTCCATGTCGACCACATCGATCGTACGGTATCTCATTCTCAGACCAGGCTTCAGGGCGTATAATTTCTTCTTTGTTGACATCATCCTCGTAAGACATATTATCAATGAAGGCATCCTTGGTGATATGGAGCATGTCATGAGCCACCAGCAGGATTCGCTCATCATCCATCTTCCTGAGCCCTCCTGAGCCCTCCACGCCTTACTCTGCAGGCTGCTGCTTAGTTTTCTTTGGCTTCGATCATCTTTGGGTGCGCAGTTAAACTCCTACGAATTCATCGAAGTGGGCCCTTGAGTGGGCCGCCTGTGAAGATTGGACATGGCAGGCGGGCCATTTAAGAGCATACCcaatagctcatctaaatttggtcat
This window harbors:
- the LOC102711150 gene encoding uncharacterized protein LOC102711150, with translation MALFDVPIRGLVIFSFVAHILLVVFAGVRRRKATSICTVILWGANQVARWAPISALGKLSAGGTPQQEQLVTLWVAFMLLHAGMPDNITAYSLEDSVLAWRQKITVINQLMGPVSPASILIMNWFFISSGDTMILISSVVCIMAIFKYVEGADYALSRGNLENMRSLRNDEKKMCPGGRRNSLQIARRGGRKLDDEQILLVAHDMLYITKDAFIDYLGEKNGDADEQEALSSTWDEAVYKVVSMELSLMYDILYTKKTMVHTWGGYAIRFASPFVGSTAFLMFWFHSKQGQAMVDVLITYVLLASTVILDIKWLLRAVASTWTYSFLNDRPRLWLHHAVLCSGKWRLIRRIIISLNLFRLIANKKPSSYRMWSGTIGQYNLLRECTCDEKEKTTGYRSSVLKRIAPENMWMEYEYHNLRGTQISRHLKEPLFSRIWENMKLAFPKRDPPPLQVSSHPCPPPAAAPPAPPQYALDPHQDINNALDFTPDMQETILILHIATDIFLLSENSHKIQASAWVEAIRVLSNYMMFLVAVRPNLLPGLALSSRYEAVVGALGEKWKEEKSPSLAGSNAREKRLADMLLEAESKKGLAPVRYYEWLGGNKEIMEPGGFLSVLYDSSYILSEGTRLAGLLLNWETRSGYKGDESNLHKTLRKKFERLFPDLMKSEGEKDELPEDVTDAIFREWVRQLINVSIRCSRDSHAKQLGRGGELTTVVWILAEHARILRVKQTRDR